From Pseudomonas putida, one genomic window encodes:
- the eat gene encoding ethanolamine permease — MPSDQSSGTPAGASVDFEKVGSDYFQQRELKKGAAGWVLLVGLGVAYVISGDYAGWNFGLAQGGWGGMFLATLLMATMYLCMCFSLAELSSMIPTAGGGYGFARSAFGPWGGFLTGTAILIEYAIAPAAIAVFIGAYCQSLFGIGGWMIYLAFYIVFIGIHIFGVGEALKLMFIITAIAAIALAVFLVGMVPHFDAANLFDIAQTDAVGASSFLPFGYVGVWAAIPYAIWFFLAVEGVPLAAEETKNPKRDLPRGLIGAMLVLLAFALLILVVGPGGAGSEALKASGNPLVEALSKAYGGSTWMGGFVNLVGLAGLIASFFSIIYAYSRQIFALSRAGYLPRKLSETNKSKAPVLALIIPGIIGFALSLTGQGDLLILVAVFGATLSYVLMMAAHITLRIRRPKMERPYRTPGGIFTSGVALVLACIAVVAGFLVDPRVVIGAAVIYAVLIAYFAFYSRHHLVAGTPEEEFAAIQKAEEALH, encoded by the coding sequence ATGCCAAGCGATCAATCTTCCGGCACACCGGCAGGTGCTTCCGTCGATTTTGAAAAAGTCGGTTCGGACTACTTCCAGCAGCGTGAACTGAAAAAAGGGGCTGCCGGCTGGGTCCTGCTGGTGGGCTTGGGCGTCGCCTACGTGATCTCCGGCGACTATGCCGGCTGGAACTTCGGTCTTGCCCAAGGCGGCTGGGGTGGCATGTTCCTGGCCACCCTGCTGATGGCCACCATGTACTTGTGCATGTGCTTCTCGCTCGCCGAACTGTCCTCGATGATCCCAACCGCCGGGGGCGGCTACGGCTTTGCCCGTAGCGCCTTCGGCCCGTGGGGCGGCTTTCTGACAGGCACGGCGATCCTCATCGAGTACGCCATCGCGCCGGCAGCCATCGCGGTGTTCATCGGCGCCTACTGCCAGTCCCTGTTCGGCATTGGCGGCTGGATGATCTACCTGGCGTTCTACATCGTCTTTATCGGCATCCACATCTTCGGTGTGGGTGAAGCGCTGAAACTGATGTTCATCATCACCGCCATCGCCGCCATCGCCCTGGCTGTCTTCCTTGTGGGCATGGTGCCCCATTTTGATGCAGCGAACCTGTTCGACATCGCCCAGACCGACGCGGTCGGCGCCAGCAGCTTCCTCCCATTCGGTTATGTCGGCGTGTGGGCGGCAATCCCTTACGCGATCTGGTTCTTCCTGGCGGTAGAAGGCGTGCCACTGGCAGCCGAGGAAACCAAGAACCCGAAACGTGACCTGCCACGTGGCCTGATTGGCGCCATGCTGGTGTTGCTGGCCTTTGCCCTGCTGATCCTCGTGGTCGGCCCGGGCGGTGCGGGCTCCGAAGCGCTCAAAGCCTCCGGTAACCCACTGGTTGAAGCGCTGTCCAAGGCGTATGGCGGTTCCACCTGGATGGGCGGCTTCGTCAACCTGGTTGGCCTGGCCGGCCTGATTGCCAGCTTCTTCTCCATCATCTATGCCTATTCGCGGCAGATCTTCGCCCTTTCCCGCGCGGGCTACCTGCCGCGCAAACTGTCTGAAACCAACAAGAGCAAGGCACCGGTACTGGCCCTGATCATCCCCGGCATCATTGGCTTCGCCCTGTCACTGACCGGCCAGGGCGACCTGCTGATCCTGGTTGCGGTGTTCGGCGCGACGCTGTCTTATGTACTGATGATGGCCGCGCACATCACCCTGCGCATCCGCCGGCCCAAGATGGAACGCCCCTATCGCACCCCGGGTGGCATCTTCACCTCAGGCGTAGCCCTGGTGCTGGCCTGTATCGCCGTGGTCGCAGGCTTCCTGGTCGACCCACGGGTGGTGATTGGCGCTGCAGTGATCTATGCAGTATTGATTGCCTACTTTGCGTTCTACAGCCGCCACCACCTGGTGGCGGGCACACCGGAAGAGGAATTCGCCGCGATCCAGAAGGCCGAAGAGGCCCTGCACTGA
- a CDS encoding aldehyde dehydrogenase family protein, giving the protein MRYAHPGTEGAKVSFKSRYGNYIGGEFVAPVKGQYFDNTSPVNGKLIAEFPRSTAEDIDKALDAAHAAADAWGRTSVQDRSNVLLKIADRIEQNLEVLAITETWDNGKPVRETLNADIPLAVDHFRYFAGCIRAQEGGAAEINENTVAYHIHEPLGVVGQIIPWNFPILMAAWKLAPALAAGNCVVLKPAEQTPLGITVLVELIGDLLPPGVLNVVQGYGREAGEALATSKRIAKIAFTGSTPVGSHIMKCAAENIIPSTVELGGKSPNVYFEDIMQAEPSFIDKAAEGMVLAFFNQGEVCTCPSRALVQESIYPQFMEVVMKKVLQIKRGDPLDTDTMVGAQASQQQFEKILSYLQIAQDEGAELLTGGKVEKLEGALATGYYIQPTLLKGTNKMRVFQEEIFGPVVSVTTFKDEAEALAIANDTEFGLGAGVWTRDINRAYRMGRGIKAGRVWTNCYHLYPAHAAFGGYKKSGVGRETHKMMLDHYQQTKNLLVSYDINPLGFF; this is encoded by the coding sequence ATGCGTTATGCACATCCCGGTACCGAGGGCGCGAAGGTTTCCTTCAAGAGCCGCTACGGCAACTACATCGGTGGTGAATTCGTAGCTCCGGTGAAGGGGCAGTATTTCGACAACACCTCCCCGGTCAATGGCAAGCTGATCGCTGAATTCCCCCGCTCCACTGCCGAAGACATCGACAAGGCCCTGGACGCTGCCCACGCTGCCGCCGATGCCTGGGGCCGTACGTCGGTACAGGACCGCTCCAACGTTCTGCTGAAGATCGCCGACCGCATCGAGCAAAACCTCGAAGTGCTGGCCATCACCGAAACCTGGGACAACGGCAAGCCGGTCCGCGAAACCCTTAACGCCGACATCCCGCTGGCGGTCGATCATTTCCGCTATTTCGCCGGCTGCATACGCGCCCAGGAGGGCGGTGCCGCCGAGATCAACGAAAACACCGTGGCCTATCACATTCATGAGCCACTGGGCGTGGTCGGGCAGATCATCCCGTGGAACTTCCCGATCCTGATGGCCGCCTGGAAACTGGCACCGGCCCTGGCCGCTGGCAACTGCGTGGTGCTCAAACCAGCCGAGCAGACGCCGCTGGGCATCACCGTGCTGGTCGAGCTGATTGGCGACCTGCTGCCGCCCGGCGTGCTCAACGTAGTCCAGGGCTATGGCCGCGAGGCCGGCGAGGCGCTGGCCACCAGCAAGCGCATCGCCAAGATCGCCTTCACCGGCTCTACCCCGGTTGGCTCGCACATCATGAAGTGCGCCGCCGAGAACATCATCCCATCGACTGTCGAGCTGGGCGGCAAATCGCCGAACGTGTACTTCGAAGACATCATGCAGGCTGAGCCGAGCTTCATCGACAAGGCTGCCGAAGGCATGGTGCTGGCGTTCTTCAACCAGGGCGAGGTATGCACCTGCCCGTCACGCGCACTGGTGCAAGAGTCGATTTACCCGCAGTTCATGGAAGTGGTGATGAAGAAGGTGCTGCAGATCAAACGCGGCGACCCGCTCGACACCGACACCATGGTCGGCGCCCAGGCGTCGCAACAGCAGTTCGAAAAAATCCTGTCGTACCTGCAGATTGCCCAGGACGAGGGCGCCGAGCTGCTGACCGGCGGCAAGGTGGAGAAGCTGGAGGGGGCGCTGGCCACCGGTTACTACATCCAGCCGACACTGCTCAAAGGCACCAACAAGATGCGGGTGTTCCAGGAAGAAATCTTCGGCCCGGTGGTCAGCGTCACCACTTTCAAGGACGAAGCTGAAGCACTGGCCATCGCCAACGACACCGAGTTCGGCCTTGGCGCCGGTGTATGGACCCGCGACATCAACCGCGCCTACCGCATGGGCCGCGGCATCAAGGCGGGCCGCGTATGGACCAATTGCTACCACCTGTACCCGGCACACGCCGCGTTCGGCGGTTACAAGAAGTCCGGCGTAGGCCGTGAAACCCACAAAATGATGCTCGACCACTACCAGCAAACCAAGAACCTGCTGGTGAGCTACGACATCAACCCGCTGGGCTTCTTCTAA
- a CDS encoding sigma-54-dependent Fis family transcriptional regulator, protein MQSHHLSRHAQQVHTVAHGEAGGAGSDPSIARSWLRCLEDYHLDPELLAAPVVLEHGRLLESRERLNQVLKIADSEMNSLHQQLSGAGHAVLLTDARGVILNCVTAPSERRIFERAGLCLGADWSEAREGTNGIGTCLVERQALTIHQNEHFRGRHTGLTCSASPVFDPHGELLAVLDVSSARPDVSRQSQFHTMALVNLSAKMIESCYFLRHFEQQWLLRFHLQAESVGLFSEGLLAFGADGRICAANQSALNLLGTVRGGVLGKPLAMFFACNPDELFSRAMPTGSPAWPLYTRDGRQVFASLRGQAKAPVWAVPAGLPETRPEPDPGICLMDPALQGDFQRALRVFERDVPLLVSGETGCGKEAFAQAVHQASQRRGKPFVAVNCASIPESLIESELFGYRGGSFTGARKEGMRGKLLQADGGTLLLDEIGDMPLALQTRLLRVLEERQVVPIGGEPQAVDVRIVSATHRDLLERVEQGTFREDLYYRLNGLEVAMPAVRERSDKAQLLDFLLRQEAQGQAIEIDPSARQALLDYAWPGNVRQMRNVLRTLVALCEHGRIECGELPAVILKKAGKSCSAPQEAGTTQEAGAPPVEAGLPAMRPARLEDAERQALLSTLEANRWHLTRVAEHLNISRNTLYRKLRKHGIARGV, encoded by the coding sequence ATGCAGAGCCACCACCTCAGTCGTCATGCCCAGCAAGTGCATACCGTTGCCCACGGCGAAGCCGGGGGGGCCGGCAGCGATCCGTCCATTGCCCGATCCTGGCTGCGATGCCTGGAGGACTACCATCTGGATCCCGAGTTGCTTGCCGCGCCGGTTGTGCTGGAGCACGGCCGCTTGCTCGAAAGCCGTGAGCGCCTGAACCAGGTGCTGAAAATCGCCGACAGTGAAATGAACAGCCTGCACCAGCAGTTATCCGGTGCCGGGCATGCGGTGCTGCTGACCGATGCGCGCGGTGTCATCCTCAACTGTGTCACTGCACCCAGCGAGCGGCGCATCTTCGAACGTGCGGGGTTGTGCTTGGGCGCTGACTGGAGCGAAGCGCGCGAGGGCACCAACGGCATCGGCACCTGCCTGGTGGAGCGCCAGGCCCTGACCATCCATCAGAACGAACATTTTCGCGGCCGGCACACCGGGCTGACCTGTTCGGCCAGCCCGGTATTCGACCCTCACGGCGAACTGCTGGCAGTGCTCGATGTGTCCTCGGCGAGGCCGGATGTTTCGCGCCAAAGCCAGTTTCATACCATGGCGCTGGTCAACCTTTCGGCAAAGATGATCGAGAGCTGTTACTTCCTGCGCCACTTCGAGCAGCAATGGCTGCTGCGCTTTCACCTGCAGGCCGAGTCGGTGGGGTTGTTCAGCGAAGGGCTGCTGGCGTTCGGCGCCGATGGCCGTATCTGCGCGGCCAACCAGAGCGCCCTCAACCTGTTGGGCACTGTCCGGGGCGGGGTACTGGGCAAGCCGTTGGCAATGTTCTTTGCCTGTAACCCTGATGAGCTCTTCAGCCGCGCCATGCCCACGGGCAGCCCGGCCTGGCCGCTGTATACACGAGATGGTCGGCAGGTATTTGCCAGCTTGCGCGGGCAGGCTAAGGCGCCGGTGTGGGCGGTGCCGGCTGGTTTGCCCGAAACCCGGCCTGAGCCCGACCCGGGCATTTGCCTGATGGACCCGGCGCTGCAGGGTGATTTCCAGCGGGCGCTGCGGGTGTTCGAGCGTGATGTGCCACTGTTGGTGTCGGGCGAGACCGGTTGTGGCAAGGAAGCCTTTGCCCAGGCCGTGCACCAGGCTAGCCAACGGCGCGGCAAACCGTTCGTGGCAGTCAACTGCGCATCGATTCCCGAAAGCCTGATAGAGAGTGAGCTGTTCGGTTACCGCGGCGGCAGTTTTACCGGAGCGCGCAAGGAAGGCATGCGCGGCAAGCTGCTGCAGGCCGATGGCGGCACCTTGTTGCTCGACGAGATCGGTGACATGCCGCTGGCGCTGCAGACCCGTCTGCTACGGGTGCTGGAAGAACGTCAGGTGGTGCCGATCGGTGGTGAGCCGCAAGCGGTCGATGTGCGCATCGTCAGTGCTACCCACCGAGATTTGCTGGAGCGGGTGGAGCAAGGCACCTTCCGCGAGGATCTGTATTACCGGCTCAACGGCCTGGAAGTGGCAATGCCGGCGGTGCGTGAACGCAGTGACAAGGCTCAGTTGCTGGATTTCCTGTTGCGCCAGGAAGCGCAAGGCCAGGCCATCGAAATCGACCCAAGCGCCCGCCAGGCGCTGCTGGATTATGCCTGGCCGGGCAATGTGCGCCAGATGCGCAATGTGCTGCGTACGCTGGTGGCATTGTGTGAGCACGGGCGTATCGAGTGTGGCGAGCTTCCTGCCGTGATCCTCAAAAAGGCAGGCAAAAGCTGCAGCGCCCCCCAAGAGGCTGGCACCACCCAAGAAGCTGGCGCTCCCCCTGTGGAAGCCGGCTTGCCGGCGATGAGGCCGGCACGGTTGGAGGATGCCGAGCGCCAAGCCCTGTTATCCACACTGGAGGCAAACCGCTGGCACCTCACCCGTGTCGCCGAGCATTTGAATATCAGCCGCAATACCTTGTATCGAAAACTGCGCAAACACGGCATCGCCAGGGGCGTCTGA
- the mpl gene encoding UDP-N-acetylmuramate:L-alanyl-gamma-D-glutamyl-meso-diaminopimelate ligase yields the protein MHIHILGICGTFMGSLAVLAKELGHRVTGSDANVYPPMSTQLQAQGIELTQGYDPAQLDPAPDLVVIGNAMSRGNPAVEYVLNKGLPYVSGPQWLADHVLQGRWVLAVAGTHGKTTTSSMLAWVLEHAGMSPGFLIGGVPQNFSVSARLGDTPFFVVEADEYDSAFFDKRSKFVHYHPRTAILNNLEFDHADIFPDLASIERQFHHLVRTIPSEGLVIHPTTEQALERVIGMGCWTPVQTTGEGGQWQARLLSADGSRFEVLFEGQAQGIVDWGLTGQHNVANALATLAAARHVGVVPAMGIDGLSAFKSVKRRMEKVAEVQGVTIYDDFAHHPTAIATTLDGLRKRVGEAPVIAIIEPRSNSMKLGAHRDGLPESVNDADQVVWYAPANLGWDLAATAAQCKVPSVVADSLEAIIERVKGQARPGTHVVIMSNGGFGGLHGKLAEALK from the coding sequence ATGCACATTCATATTCTCGGTATTTGCGGCACTTTCATGGGTTCGCTGGCGGTGCTGGCCAAGGAGCTTGGCCACCGTGTGACCGGTTCGGACGCCAACGTCTATCCACCGATGAGTACCCAGCTCCAGGCCCAGGGCATCGAGCTGACTCAGGGCTACGACCCGGCCCAGCTGGACCCGGCACCTGACCTGGTAGTGATCGGCAACGCCATGTCGCGGGGCAACCCTGCAGTGGAGTATGTGCTCAACAAAGGCCTGCCTTACGTCTCCGGCCCCCAGTGGCTGGCCGACCATGTGCTGCAGGGGCGTTGGGTGCTGGCCGTGGCCGGTACTCACGGCAAGACCACTACCAGCAGCATGCTGGCCTGGGTCCTGGAGCATGCCGGCATGAGCCCTGGCTTCCTGATCGGCGGCGTGCCGCAGAACTTCTCGGTCTCGGCACGTTTGGGCGATACGCCGTTCTTCGTGGTGGAAGCCGATGAATACGACAGCGCCTTCTTCGACAAACGCTCGAAATTCGTGCACTACCATCCGCGCACAGCCATTCTCAACAACCTAGAGTTCGACCACGCGGACATTTTCCCGGACCTGGCCTCCATCGAGCGGCAGTTCCATCATCTGGTGCGCACCATCCCGAGCGAAGGCTTGGTGATCCACCCGACCACAGAGCAGGCGCTGGAGCGGGTAATCGGCATGGGCTGCTGGACGCCAGTACAGACCACCGGCGAGGGTGGCCAATGGCAGGCGCGCCTGCTCAGTGCCGACGGCTCGCGCTTCGAAGTGCTGTTCGAGGGGCAAGCACAAGGCATCGTGGACTGGGGCCTGACTGGCCAGCACAACGTTGCCAACGCGTTGGCAACCTTGGCCGCTGCCCGTCATGTGGGGGTCGTGCCGGCCATGGGCATTGATGGCCTGAGCGCGTTCAAGAGCGTCAAGCGGCGCATGGAGAAGGTCGCAGAAGTGCAGGGCGTGACCATCTACGACGACTTCGCTCACCATCCGACGGCCATCGCCACCACCCTGGACGGGCTGCGCAAGCGGGTGGGCGAGGCGCCGGTAATCGCCATCATCGAGCCTCGTTCCAACTCCATGAAGCTCGGCGCGCACCGTGACGGCCTGCCAGAAAGCGTCAATGATGCCGACCAGGTAGTCTGGTATGCGCCAGCCAACCTGGGCTGGGACTTGGCAGCGACCGCAGCGCAGTGCAAGGTGCCAAGCGTGGTCGCCGACAGCCTCGAGGCGATCATCGAGCGGGTCAAGGGCCAGGCGCGGCCGGGCACACATGTGGTGATCATGAGCAACGGCGGCTTTGGCGGCCTGCACGGCAAGCTGGCCGAGGCCCTGAAATGA
- the ubiX gene encoding flavin prenyltransferase UbiX, producing the protein MSGPERITLAMTGASGAQYGLRLLDCLVREDREVHFLISKAAQLVMSTETDVLLPPKPQAMQAFLTEYTGAADGQIRVYGKEDWMSPVASGSGAPAAMVVVPCSTGTLSAIATGACNNLIERAADVTLKERRQLILVPREAPFSTIHLENMLKLSQMGAVILPAAPGFYHQPQTIDDLVDFVVARILNLLNIPQDMLPRWGEHHLGADD; encoded by the coding sequence ATGAGCGGGCCGGAACGCATCACCCTGGCCATGACCGGCGCCTCCGGTGCGCAGTATGGCTTGCGCCTGCTCGATTGCCTGGTGCGCGAAGACCGTGAGGTGCATTTTCTCATCTCCAAGGCCGCGCAATTGGTGATGTCCACCGAGACTGACGTACTGCTGCCACCCAAGCCGCAGGCCATGCAGGCCTTTCTCACCGAGTACACCGGCGCTGCCGATGGGCAGATCCGCGTGTATGGCAAGGAGGACTGGATGTCGCCGGTGGCCTCGGGCTCCGGCGCACCGGCGGCCATGGTGGTGGTGCCGTGCTCGACCGGTACCCTGTCGGCCATCGCCACCGGGGCCTGCAACAACCTGATCGAACGTGCCGCCGACGTAACCCTCAAGGAACGTCGCCAACTGATCCTGGTGCCGCGGGAGGCGCCATTTTCGACCATCCATCTGGAGAACATGCTCAAGCTCTCGCAGATGGGGGCAGTGATCTTGCCGGCGGCGCCGGGCTTCTATCACCAGCCACAAACCATCGATGACCTGGTCGACTTCGTCGTGGCGCGCATTCTCAACCTGCTGAACATTCCACAGGACATGCTGCCGCGCTGGGGCGAACATCATCTTGGGGCGGACGATTGA
- a CDS encoding YceK/YidQ family lipoprotein: MRRALPAVLAVLLLDGCATVRTLDANKPGAPVVYAGTRLDLYVINGGCCSEDHFGAHAPAYPRLDLPGSMLLDTLLLPLSLLTAAGIGFQATGGL; encoded by the coding sequence TTGAGGCGGGCTCTGCCTGCCGTGCTGGCCGTCCTGCTGCTCGACGGCTGTGCCACGGTGCGGACGCTGGATGCCAACAAGCCGGGCGCCCCGGTGGTGTATGCCGGCACCCGGCTGGACTTGTACGTGATCAATGGCGGGTGTTGCTCAGAGGACCATTTCGGGGCGCATGCGCCGGCGTATCCGCGGTTGGACCTGCCAGGCAGCATGCTGCTCGATACCCTGCTCCTGCCATTATCGTTGCTGACGGCTGCCGGGATCGGTTTCCAGGCCACTGGCGGTCTGTAA
- a CDS encoding oxidoreductase: protein MYLTPQHVLLAGATGLTGEHLLDRLLNEPTISRVLAPTRRPLAEHPHLENPVGDPAVFLPQLAGRVDIAYCCLGTTLKQAGSEQAFRAVDLDMVVAFSKRAREMGARHLLVVSAIGADPKSSIFYNRVKGEMEEALKAQDWPQLTIVRPSLLLGERIAPRLGERLASPFARLMPGKYRGIEACTLARALWRLALEEEDGIRVVESDELRRLGKK from the coding sequence ATGTACTTGACGCCTCAGCATGTCCTGCTTGCCGGAGCCACGGGCCTGACGGGTGAACACCTGCTTGACCGCCTGCTCAACGAGCCCACCATCAGCCGCGTTCTGGCACCCACCCGCCGCCCCTTGGCCGAACATCCACACCTGGAAAACCCGGTCGGCGACCCTGCGGTGTTTTTACCGCAGTTGGCCGGGCGCGTGGACATCGCTTACTGCTGCCTGGGGACTACCCTCAAGCAGGCCGGCTCCGAACAGGCGTTTCGCGCCGTCGACCTGGACATGGTGGTGGCCTTCAGCAAGCGGGCCCGGGAGATGGGGGCGCGCCACCTGCTGGTGGTCAGCGCGATCGGCGCCGACCCCAAATCGTCGATCTTCTACAACCGGGTCAAAGGCGAGATGGAAGAGGCACTCAAAGCGCAGGATTGGCCACAACTGACGATTGTCAGGCCTTCGCTGTTGCTGGGCGAGCGTATCGCACCGCGCTTGGGAGAGCGCCTGGCGTCGCCGTTTGCGCGGTTGATGCCGGGCAAGTATCGGGGGATCGAAGCCTGCACATTGGCGCGGGCGCTGTGGCGCCTGGCGCTGGAAGAAGAGGACGGGATTCGGGTTGTCGAGTCGGATGAACTGCGTAGATTGGGCAAGAAATAG
- a CDS encoding C13 family peptidase, whose amino-acid sequence MRALLPLTLTLMLAACGDGESLLPPDARLPDGGRYRGQVVDGLLQGEGRIDYPNGSWYAGGFKDGQWQGQGEWHGSNGEIYRGQFAAGLFQGMGDLTTPGSHYAGTFSHGRRDGEGTLKQADQTYRGQFKDDQYHGAGELELADGSRYQGEFARGKPNGAGVRSDASGNQFSGRFVDGLLQGSGTYESVDGEQYIGEFKDNRLEGRGRYENAEGDVWIGEFKDGSLLGEGEMLGSDGSHYKGSFVDWRLAGQGSLQLPDGSHYVGGFENDAYQGRGKLTLASGKVQSGYWVNGVRVRDHNGKLLPDPLELALLNQGKLLEQALARVPRSTPPIELYSLVVAGDGQQSVFLREADYVSNLLKVRFGAHGQITLVNHRDQMSSRPMATRENLTRAARTLAERTGPQDLVFIYLTSHGSQDHQLVFDQPRLQLADLSADELAGALAPLKERDKVIVISACYSGGYIAPLKDERTIIMTAARADRVSFGCSEEADFTYFGEALFAQALNQTDDLEQAFELARSSVAEREKREGFEASEPQIWAPPTVLAHWQRLRQQQAEKALRNAAQATSQGQEKRPTPH is encoded by the coding sequence ATGCGTGCTCTGTTACCTCTCACCCTTACCCTGATGCTCGCTGCCTGTGGCGATGGCGAATCGCTGTTGCCACCGGACGCGCGCCTGCCCGACGGCGGTCGCTACAGGGGCCAGGTAGTCGACGGCCTGCTGCAAGGCGAAGGGCGCATCGACTACCCCAACGGCAGCTGGTACGCCGGCGGGTTCAAGGATGGCCAGTGGCAGGGTCAGGGCGAGTGGCATGGCAGCAATGGCGAAATCTATCGTGGCCAGTTCGCTGCCGGCCTGTTCCAGGGCATGGGCGATCTGACCACCCCCGGCAGCCATTATGCCGGCACCTTCAGCCACGGCCGACGTGACGGCGAAGGCACGCTCAAGCAGGCCGACCAGACCTACCGCGGCCAATTCAAGGACGATCAGTACCATGGCGCGGGCGAACTCGAACTCGCCGATGGCAGCCGTTACCAGGGCGAGTTCGCCAGAGGCAAGCCCAACGGTGCCGGCGTACGCAGCGATGCCAGCGGCAATCAGTTCAGCGGCCGCTTCGTCGACGGTCTGTTGCAGGGCAGCGGCACCTACGAAAGCGTCGATGGCGAGCAATATATCGGCGAGTTCAAGGACAATCGCCTGGAAGGTCGTGGCCGCTATGAAAACGCCGAAGGCGATGTGTGGATTGGCGAGTTCAAGGACGGTTCGCTGCTTGGCGAAGGGGAAATGCTCGGCAGCGATGGCAGCCACTACAAGGGCAGCTTCGTCGACTGGCGCCTGGCCGGCCAGGGCAGCCTGCAACTGCCCGATGGCAGCCACTATGTCGGCGGCTTCGAAAACGATGCCTACCAGGGCCGGGGCAAACTGACCCTGGCCAGTGGCAAGGTGCAAAGCGGTTACTGGGTCAATGGTGTGCGGGTTCGCGACCACAACGGCAAATTGCTTCCCGACCCGCTGGAACTGGCGCTGCTCAATCAGGGCAAGCTGCTGGAGCAGGCGCTGGCCCGCGTACCGCGCTCCACGCCGCCGATTGAGCTGTATAGCCTGGTGGTCGCGGGTGACGGCCAACAGAGTGTGTTTCTGCGCGAGGCCGACTACGTCAGCAATCTGTTGAAGGTGCGGTTCGGCGCCCATGGCCAGATCACCCTGGTCAACCACCGCGACCAGATGTCCTCAAGGCCCATGGCAACCCGCGAGAACCTTACCCGCGCCGCCCGCACACTGGCCGAGCGCACCGGCCCGCAGGACCTGGTGTTCATCTACCTGACCAGCCATGGCAGCCAGGACCACCAGTTGGTCTTCGACCAGCCACGCCTGCAGCTGGCCGACCTGTCCGCCGACGAACTGGCCGGCGCCCTGGCGCCGCTCAAGGAACGCGACAAGGTAATCGTCATCTCCGCCTGCTATTCCGGGGGCTACATCGCCCCGCTCAAAGATGAGCGGACAATCATCATGACGGCCGCTCGGGCCGACAGGGTGTCATTCGGCTGCTCGGAAGAGGCTGATTTCACCTATTTCGGCGAGGCTCTGTTCGCCCAGGCGCTGAACCAGACCGACGACCTCGAACAAGCGTTTGAACTGGCGCGCAGCAGTGTTGCCGAACGGGAGAAGCGGGAAGGTTTCGAAGCCTCCGAGCCACAGATCTGGGCACCGCCAACCGTACTGGCACATTGGCAACGCCTGCGCCAGCAGCAAGCTGAAAAAGCCTTACGCAATGCCGCACAAGCGACTTCGCAGGGGCAGGAAAAAAGGCCCACCCCGCACTAG
- a CDS encoding MaoC family dehydratase translates to MPYVPVTELSQYVGKELGRSDWLKIDQQRINLFAEATGDFQFIHVDPDKAAKTPFGCTIAHGFLTLSLIPKLMEDILVLPEGLKMVVNYGLDSVRFIQPVKVDSKVRLKVDLGEVIEKKPGQWLLKATATLEIEGEDKPAYIAEPLSLCFV, encoded by the coding sequence ATGCCCTATGTACCGGTTACCGAGCTTTCGCAGTACGTTGGAAAGGAACTGGGACGTTCCGACTGGCTGAAGATCGACCAGCAACGCATCAACCTGTTCGCCGAAGCCACGGGCGATTTTCAATTCATCCATGTCGACCCTGACAAAGCGGCCAAGACACCGTTTGGCTGCACCATTGCCCACGGTTTCCTGACCTTGTCGCTGATTCCGAAGCTGATGGAAGACATCCTGGTGCTGCCTGAAGGCCTGAAGATGGTGGTCAACTACGGGCTCGACAGCGTGCGGTTCATTCAGCCGGTGAAAGTCGACAGCAAGGTGCGCCTGAAGGTGGACCTGGGTGAGGTGATCGAGAAGAAACCTGGGCAGTGGTTGCTCAAGGCTACCGCGACACTGGAGATCGAAGGTGAGGACAAGCCGGCCTATATCGCCGAGCCGCTTTCGCTCTGCTTCGTCTGA
- a CDS encoding CidA/LrgA family protein, whose amino-acid sequence MLLRGLTWLVLFQLLGTALNHLLVPILPGPIIGLLLLLLFLMARGEVGKPLNEAASSLLRYLPLLLVPPAVGVMVYAKAIAADFWAIAGALLISCLATIVFVGVLMQKLMHRQGKRGEQP is encoded by the coding sequence ATGCTGCTGCGTGGTTTGACCTGGCTGGTGCTGTTCCAGCTGCTGGGTACGGCGCTCAATCATCTGTTGGTGCCGATACTGCCCGGGCCGATCATTGGTCTGTTGCTCTTGTTGTTGTTCCTCATGGCCCGCGGTGAGGTCGGCAAGCCCTTGAACGAGGCAGCGAGCAGCCTGTTGCGCTACCTGCCGCTACTGTTGGTACCGCCAGCCGTCGGTGTGATGGTGTATGCCAAGGCTATCGCTGCAGACTTCTGGGCGATCGCCGGCGCTCTTCTGATCTCCTGCCTGGCCACCATAGTGTTTGTTGGTGTACTGATGCAGAAACTCATGCATCGCCAGGGCAAGCGCGGGGAGCAGCCATGA